DNA sequence from the Schlegelella aquatica genome:
GAGCGCTCCATGGCGGCCACCGCGTCCTGCGTGTCGGTCTGAATGGTCTTCACCAGCGCCGCGATCTGCCGCGTCGCATCCGCCGAGCGTTCGGCCAGCCGCTGCACTTCCTCGGCCACCACCGAAAAGCCCCGGCCCGCTTCACCGGCCGACGCTGCTTGAATGGCGGCGTTCAGGGCCAGCACGTTCGTCTGCTCGGTAATGTCGGAAATCAGCTCGGTGATCTCGCCGATCTCCTGCGAAGACTCGCCCAGTCGCTTGATCCGCTTGGACGTTTCCTGGATCTGCTCGCGGATCGCGTTCATACCGCCGATGGCGTTCTGCACCGCCTGCAGGCCCTGCTCGGCGGCCTGCAGCGACTGGCGCGCCACCTGGGCCGACTGCTGCGCCTGCGCCGACACCTCGTTGATTCGGCTGGCCATCTGCAGCACCGACTCGCCGGTGTCACGGATCTCGCGCAGCTGCTCGGTCGAGGCGGCCAGCAGCTCGGTCGAGGTCGCTTCCACCTGCTGCGTGGTCTCGGCCACCCGGGTCACCGTGCCTTGCACCTGGGCCACCAGGTTGCGCAGCTCCTCCACGGTGTAGTTCACCGAGTCGGCGATCGCGCCGGTGATGTCCTCGGTCACGGTCGCCTGCTGGGTCAGGTCGCCCTCGGCCACCGTCTGCAGTTCGTTCATGAGCCGCAGAATGGCCGCCTGGGTGGCGTCGTTGACCCGCTTGGCCTCCTGCTCCTGGCGCTCGGCCTCCAGACGCTGCTGTTCGGCGACCCAGGCGCGCTGGCGCTGGTCCTGCAGGTACACGTAGATGAGGCCGCCGATACCCAGCAGCGCCATCGCGACGGTGATGAGCAGCAGCGCAACGTTGAGCGGACCGAAGCCGGCGCGGCCCGACAGCTGCTCCTGCACGGACTCCAGGCCCTTGCGCAGCGGCTCGCTGTCGGCAACGATCGCCGCCTGCGCCTCGCGGGCCGACACCAGGCCCTGCAGGTTGCCGAGGATGGCGCCGGCCTGCGTGCGGGTCTGCTCATACAGGCTCATCAGCGCCTGCAATCTCTCTTTGGTCTGCTCGTCCTTCGAGCCGGGCAGACGCAGTTCGGGGTTGCCCTCCAGCAGGCCTTGGGCGATCTCGCGGAAGGAGTTCAAGTCCTTGCCGAGCAGGAACACCGCCTCCGGGCTCACGCCTTCCATCGTCAGGAACTCGTTGGCGGA
Encoded proteins:
- a CDS encoding methyl-accepting chemotaxis protein, with translation MGLIDKFKGLGKKPSKGALPDMPTEGSSQGLDELPLPSADGTLTLERAPGADSSIISEAAPSELPGDFAGTRLEGTTAETAGPQSKVPLIGHMPVAQQQRVLGGLTIGGLVGLVLITIISQNAANQVATQVSVSGQALMQSQRLAKSVSQALIGSPQAFPEVKESATVLARDVRALARGDDGLEVQPAAAAVQPAIEPLLPLVDRAEKNAATVLAQQQILTQVGQALRTINRQSSDLLEIAETIASLKLQQNASPAEISAAGQLVMLTQRIGKSANEFLTMEGVSPEAVFLLGKDLNSFREIAQGLLEGNPELRLPGSKDEQTKERLQALMSLYEQTRTQAGAILGNLQGLVSAREAQAAIVADSEPLRKGLESVQEQLSGRAGFGPLNVALLLITVAMALLGIGGLIYVYLQDQRQRAWVAEQQRLEAERQEQEAKRVNDATQAAILRLMNELQTVAEGDLTQQATVTEDITGAIADSVNYTVEELRNLVAQVQGTVTRVAETTQQVEATSTELLAASTEQLREIRDTGESVLQMASRINEVSAQAQQSAQVARQSLQAAEQGLQAVQNAIGGMNAIREQIQETSKRIKRLGESSQEIGEITELISDITEQTNVLALNAAIQAASAGEAGRGFSVVAEEVQRLAERSADATRQIAALVKTIQTDTQDAVAAMERSTQGVVEGAKLSDAAGTALVEIDSVSRRLAELIEQISEQASREAESANVVAGNIQHIFAVTEQTGEGTRSTAQLVRELSKTAEELRQSVARFKID